Within Nitrospirota bacterium, the genomic segment CGTGGACCACCCTGTCTCCATCAGTCTTGTGCGGCGCGAGGGTCGCCGAGCGCAAGACTTCACCGGGTTGAGAGGGAGGAGCTGTCCGTCAGGCTGAGGCAGCGGCGCCGATGATCTTCTCGATCTCGGGCGCATCCAACACTTCGCGTTCCAACAAGGCTTCCGCCAACGCCTTGAGCGCGTTCATGTTGTTTCGGATGAGCGTCTTCGCGCGTTCGTAGTTTTCCGTGACCAGGCGTTTGACTTCGTGGTCGATTTCCACCGCGGTGTGCTCGCTGTAATCGCGGTGCTGAGCGATTTCACGACCAAGGAAGATTTCCTGCTCTTTCTTCCCGAACGTCAAGGGGCCCATCTTTTCGCTCATCCCCCACTCACAGACCATTTTGCGGGCCAACTCGGTCGCGCGCTCGATGTCGTTGCCCGCCCCGGTGGTCATGAAATTCAGCACCAACTCCTCCGCGGCGCGACCGCCCATCAGGATCGCGATGTTGTTGTATAAGTACTCCTTGGGATACGTGTACCGATCGTCCGTCGGCAACTGCATCGTGAGGCCCAGCGCCCGGCCGCGCGGAATGATCGTTACCTTGTGGAGGGGATCGGTTCCCGGTATCAGGCGGGCCACCAACGCGTGTCCGGCTTCGTGGTACGCGGTGGTGCGTTTTTCTTCATCGCTCAAGATCATGCTGCGACGTTCCACTCCCATCAACACCTTGTCTTTGGCGAACTCGAAGTCCTCCATCTCCACGGCCTTCTTGCCTTTACGAGCGGCCAGCAGCGCGGCTTCGTTCACCAGGTTCTCCAGATCCGCGCCCGCGAAGCCCGGTGTCCCGCGCGCAACCACTTCCAGGGACACGTCCTTGGACATCGCGACCTTTTTAGTGTGGACGCGAAGAATTTCGACCCGCCCCTTGAGGTCAGGGCGCGCCACCACCACCTGTCGATCGAACCGCCCCGGGCGCAGCAAGGCTGGATCGAGCACGTCGGGCCGGTTGGTCGCCGCCACCAGAATCACCCCTTCGTTGGTGTCGAATCCGTCCATTTCGACGAGCAACTGATTCAGCGTCTGTTCGCGCTCGTCGTGCCCGCCGCCCAGACCCGCGCCTCGCAGCCGGCCGACCGCGTCGATCTCGTCGATGAAGATGATGCACGGCGCGTGTTTTTTCCCCTGCTCGAACAGGTCGCGCACGCGCGACGCACCGACGCCCACGAACATTTCGACGAAATCCGATCCCGAGATCGAGAAGAACGGGACACCCGCCTCTCCGGCGATCGCTTTCGCCAACAGCGTTTTCCCCGTCCCCGGAGGCCCCACGATCAACACGCCTTTGGGAATGCGGCCCCCCAGTTTCTGGAATTTCGGAGGGTCCTTCAAAAACTCGATGATTTCCTGGACCTCGTCTTTGGCTTCGTCGGCCCCGGCCACGTCGGCGAACGTTACCTTTTTGCGGTCCTCGGACAACAGACGGGCGCGGCTCTTCCCGAACGACAGCGCCTTGTTGCCGCCCACCTGCATCTGGCGCATAAAGAAAATCCACAGCCCCAGGAACAAGATGAACGGTCCCCAGCTGACCAGAAATGTGATGTACCACGGATTTTCATCCGGCGGCTTGGCGACGATCCGAACGTTCTTCTCGCGAAGCTGGTTGATGAGATCCGGGTACGGCGCCGCGTACGTCTTGAACTTGCCGCCGTCCTTGAGCACTCCGGTCAAAAAATTCTCTTTGATCGTGACTTCGTTGATTTCGCCGCGCTCGAGCTTGGTCATAAAGTCGCTGAAAATCAGATCAGCCTCGTCCGTTCGCGGGGGAACCGTAAACAGATTAAACAACAGGATCATGAACAGACCGATCACGATCCAAAGCGCCAGATTTTTCATACGCGGATTCATGCAGACGTTGCCTCCTCGTCGCCCCTGCATCGCGGCACCTGCGCGCCCTCGACCGGCAGGGTCAGACGTGAAGCTGATCTTACCACAGCGTTTTCCGGCTTTACAACACGGCCGGGCGGGCCGCCGCTCGCTCGGTCAATCCTGGTCGTCAACCTGATCGAGCACGGCGATGTAGGGCAGGTTGCGGTACTGGTTCTTGTAGTCCAACCCGTACCCCACGACGTACTTGTTGGGGATCGTGAACCCCACGTACTCCAACGTGACGTTCACGGTCCGGCGTTCCGGCTTGTCCAGCAGTGCGCACACGCGCAAGGAATTCGGATGGCGCACCAGGAGCTTTTTCTTGAGGAAGCTCAACGTCAGCCCGGAATCCACGATGTCCTCGACCAGGATGACGTCGTGTCCCTTGATGTCGACCGTGAGATCCGAAATGACCTTCACGCGACCGCTGGAACGTGACGATTGGTAACTCGACACTACCAGGAAGTCCACCTCCGCCGGCACGTGGACGGCCCGAATCAGGT encodes:
- the ftsH gene encoding ATP-dependent zinc metalloprotease FtsH — translated: MNPRMKNLALWIVIGLFMILLFNLFTVPPRTDEADLIFSDFMTKLERGEINEVTIKENFLTGVLKDGGKFKTYAAPYPDLINQLREKNVRIVAKPPDENPWYITFLVSWGPFILFLGLWIFFMRQMQVGGNKALSFGKSRARLLSEDRKKVTFADVAGADEAKDEVQEIIEFLKDPPKFQKLGGRIPKGVLIVGPPGTGKTLLAKAIAGEAGVPFFSISGSDFVEMFVGVGASRVRDLFEQGKKHAPCIIFIDEIDAVGRLRGAGLGGGHDEREQTLNQLLVEMDGFDTNEGVILVAATNRPDVLDPALLRPGRFDRQVVVARPDLKGRVEILRVHTKKVAMSKDVSLEVVARGTPGFAGADLENLVNEAALLAARKGKKAVEMEDFEFAKDKVLMGVERRSMILSDEEKRTTAYHEAGHALVARLIPGTDPLHKVTIIPRGRALGLTMQLPTDDRYTYPKEYLYNNIAILMGGRAAEELVLNFMTTGAGNDIERATELARKMVCEWGMSEKMGPLTFGKKEQEIFLGREIAQHRDYSEHTAVEIDHEVKRLVTENYERAKTLIRNNMNALKALAEALLEREVLDAPEIEKIIGAAASA
- the hpt gene encoding hypoxanthine phosphoribosyltransferase — its product is MTRVFGKPLINQQEIARRVKDLGRRISEDYQGRDVVMIGVLKGAFAFFSDLIRAVHVPAEVDFLVVSSYQSSRSSGRVKVISDLTVDIKGHDVILVEDIVDSGLTLSFLKKKLLVRHPNSLRVCALLDKPERRTVNVTLEYVGFTIPNKYVVGYGLDYKNQYRNLPYIAVLDQVDDQD